The genomic interval ATTCATTAAAAGAAAAAGTATTTAGCTTAGAAGATAAAATAAAAAATATAAAAATAGATGAACTTAGAGAAAAATTTAATATTCTTAAAGATGAATTAAATGAAATTAGTAAAAAATTAGGTTCATCTCAAGAAAAGATTGAAAACTATAAAAAAATATTAGAAAAGATAGCTTCACAAGAAGAAAAACAAAAAAAATTGCTTGATGAATTAAAGAAATTAGAAGATAAGTCAAATAGAGCAAATTTAATCAGAAATGAAGTAGGAAAAATGGGTAGAGCTATTTCTAAATATATGCTTAGTGGTATCAGTAACATTGCTAGCCTAAATTTCAATAAGATTACAGGAAGAACTGAAAGAATTGAATGGAGCAATGATGAAAAAGATAAGTATGTTCTATATTTAGTAGGGCAAGAAAGAAAAATTGCCTTTGAGCAGTTATCAGGTGGTGAACAAGTTTCTGTTGCAATAGCAATAAGAGGAACAATGACAGAATACTTCACTAACTCTAGATTTATGATACTGGATGAGCCTACAAATAACTTAGACACTGAAAGAAAAAAATTACTTGCTGAGTATATGGGAGAAATTTTAAAGAATTTAGACCAAAGTATAATAGTTACTCATGATGATACATTTAGAGAAATGGCAGAAAAGATAATAGAATTGTAGAGGAAAAAATGAAAGTAAATTATGATTTAAAAATGGAAGAAATTTTAAAGGAAATCACTGAGAGTGGAAAGAAAAAAAGATTACTTATTCATTCTTGTTGTGGTCCTTGCAGTTCATCTGTTTTAGAATATCTAAAAGAATTTTTTCAAATAGATATTTATTTCTATAATCCAAATATAACTTTTGACTATGAATATTTGGCTAGAATGGACGAACAAAAAGAAATGTTGGAGAAATTAGACTATGATATGAATGTCATAGAAGGGGTCTATAATCCAAAAGAAGATTTTTTTGAAAAAATAAAAGGTCTTGAAAACGAAAAAGAAGGTGGACAAAGATGCTATTCTTGTTATGATATAAGAATAGGAGAAACTGCTAAAAAAGCTAAAGAAGAAGGCTATGACTTTTTTAGTACTGTTTTAAGTATAAGTCCTATGAAAAATGTAAACTATATAAATGAGATAGGTGAAAAATATTCTAAGGAATATGACATTCCATTTTT from Fusobacterium pseudoperiodonticum carries:
- a CDS encoding epoxyqueuosine reductase QueH, giving the protein MKVNYDLKMEEILKEITESGKKKRLLIHSCCGPCSSSVLEYLKEFFQIDIYFYNPNITFDYEYLARMDEQKEMLEKLDYDMNVIEGVYNPKEDFFEKIKGLENEKEGGQRCYSCYDIRIGETAKKAKEEGYDFFSTVLSISPMKNVNYINEIGEKYSKEYDIPFLFADFKKKNRYLRSVQISKELNMYRQEYCGCVFSKVEKEQRDKEKAEKEKQEETKND